One window of the Eucalyptus grandis isolate ANBG69807.140 chromosome 8, ASM1654582v1, whole genome shotgun sequence genome contains the following:
- the LOC104415246 gene encoding galactokinase: MAKHEDHPVPVYSDLEAVYGDGSQLEEAQLRFDTLKAKFVEAFGHQPDVYARSPGRVNLIGEHIDYEGYSVLPMAIRQDTIIGIRKYDSGEAKPLLRIGNVNDKYMMCSYPADPEQELDLNNHKWGHYFICGYKGFYEYAASKGLDVGVPVSLDVIIDGTVPTGSGLSSSAAFVCSSTIAIMAVLGANFPKKELAQLTCECERHIGTQSGGMDQAISVMAKPGFAELIDFNPIRATDVQLPAGGTFIIAHSLAESQKAVTAATNYNNRVVECRLAAIVLGIKLGMKPQEAISKVKTLSDVEGLCLSFASEHGSSDPVVAVKELLKEEPYTADEIEQITEEDLPSVLGHSPTSLDVLKVAKHFKLYQRASHVYSEAKRVYAFKDTVSSNLSEQDMLEKLGDLMNESHYSCSVLYECSCPELEELVKACRDNDALGARLTGAGWGGCAVALVKESIVPQFILNLKECYYQSRIDRGVIDKNELGLYIFASKPSSGSAIFKF; this comes from the exons ATGGCGAAGCACGAGGACCATCCCGTCCCTGTCTACTCCGACCTCGAGGCCGTGTACGGCGACGGGTCCCAGCTGGAAGAGGCCCAGCTGCGCTTCGACACGCTCAAGGCCAAGTTCGTCGAGGCCTTCGGCCATCAACCCGACGTGTACGCTCGGTCGCCAG GGAGAGTGAATTTGATCGGGGAGCACATTGACTACGAGGGCTACTCGGTGTTGCCGATGGCGATACGGCAGGACACGATCATCGGGATACGCAAGTACGATTCTGGGGAGGCGAAGCCGCTGCTTCGTATCGGGAATGTCAACGACAAGTACATGATGTGCAGTTATCCTGCTGATCCAGAGCag GAACTTGATTTGAATAATCACAAATGGGGCCATTACTTCATCTGTGG GTACAAAGGTTTTTATGAATATGCAGCGTCAAAAGGACTAGATGTTGGTGTGCCAGTTTCACTTGATGTTATCATTGACGGAACAGTTCCAACAG GCTCTGGACTTTCAAGCTCTGCAGCGTTTGTTTGTTCTTCTACAATTGCTATAATGGCAGTTCTTGGGGCAAACTTTCCCAAG AAAGAACTTGCTCAATTGACATGCGAGTGTGAACGGCATATCGGAACTCAGTCTGGTGGAATGGATCAG GCCATATCCGTGATGGCTAAACCTGGATTTGCTGAGCTCATTGATTTCAACCCTATTCGAGCAACTGATGTGCAACTTCCTGCTGGTGGAACATTTATAATAGCTCATTCTCTGGCAGAATCTCAGAAGGCTGTGACTGCCGCAACAAACTACAATAATAGGGTGGTGGAGTGCCGGTTAGCTGCG ATTGTTCTCGGGATAAAACTCGGAATGAAACCACAAGAGGCTATATCAAAAGTTAAAACTCTTTCTGATGTAGAAGGGTTGTGCTTATCATTCGCCAGTGAACATGGTTCTTCTGATCCTGTTGTTGCAGTTAAG GAACTTCTTAAGGAGGAACCTTATACAGCAGATGAGATTGAGCAAATTACTGAGGAAGATCTGCCATCAGTTTTAGGCCACTCTCCAACTTCTTTGGATGTGTTAAAAGTGGCCAAGCACTTCAAATTGTATCAG AGGGCGTCTCATGTATATTCTGAAGCCAAGAGAGTGTATGCTTTCAAGGACACCGTATCATCTAATTTAAG CGAGCAGGATATGTTAGAGAAGCTTGGTGACCTCATGAATGAGAGCCATTACAGCTGCAGCGTTTTGTATGAGTGCAG CTGCCCCGAGTTGGAGGAGCTTGTGAAGGCTTGTCGCGACAATGACGCTCTAGGCGCGAGGCTTACCGGAGCCGGATGGGGTGGTTGTGCAGTCGCTCTCGTCAAAGAGAGCATCGTCCCGCAGTTCATCCTCAATCTGAAG GAGTGCTATTACCAATCGAGAATCGACCGGGGCGTGATCGACAAGAACGAGCTTGGGCTCTATATATTTGCCTCCAAGCCGTCAAGTGGGTCCGCCATTTTCAAGTTCTAG
- the LOC104415247 gene encoding uncharacterized protein LOC104415247 produces the protein MEHRDRDFDIDLEVGGNCSEEGSSEDSTSDTKKEVNLVSEFYGRLNDSSAKDEECGGFYGNILNSDGVDVRNMPKLVGEKSPGSTQKEKRKKTSNKKAPKPPRPPRGPSLDSADQKLIKEIAQLAMLKRARIERMKALKKAKMTRASSSSQNSVIAMVFTGLFLLVILFQGIAPRTKSSVATFEGSPESAGSPLGGLISVQYNQNSYITHMNGPAYGSPRLVEEVAGSSAEKKPGRVAG, from the exons ATGGAACACAGAGATAGGGATTTTGATATTGATCTTGAAGTCGGTGGTAATTGTAGTGAAGAAGGTTCGAGTGAAGATTCTACTTCTGATACCAAAAAAGAAGTGAATTTAGTTAGTGAGTTCTATGGGAGGCTTAATGATAGTTCGGCGAAAGATGAAGAGTGTGGCGGTTTTTATGGCAACATACTGAACTCGGATGGTGTTGATGTGCGAAATATGCCTAAGTTGGTTGGAGAAAAGAGCCCAGGCAGCACACAGAAGGAAAAGCGGAAAAAGACTAGCAATAAAAAGGCCCCTAAGCCTCCCCGGCCCCCAAGAGGTCCATCACTAGATTCCGCAGATCAAAAGCTGATTAAAGAGATCGCTCAACTTGCGATGTTGAAGCGTGCGAGGATCGAGCGGATGAAGGCCTTGAAGAAGGCAAAAATGACCAGGGCATCATCATCTTCTCAGAACAGTGTCATTGCCATGGTGTTCACTGGTCTTTTCTTGCTCGTGATACTGTTTCAGG GAATTGCACCTAGAACAAAATCCTCGGTGGCAACCTTTGAAGGCTCCCCAGAGTCAGCAGGATCACCCCTAGGAGGTCTAATATCCGTTCAGTACAACCAAAATTCATATATCACTCACATGAATGGACCTGCATACGGTTCTCCACG TTTGGTAGAGGAGGTTGCTGGTTCAAGTGCAGAGAAAAAGCCTGGTAGAGTTGCTGGATGA
- the LOC104415249 gene encoding cell wall / vacuolar inhibitor of fructosidase 1 yields the protein MKGFFFLTFILLFHLIVASPWAPALSLRKRVDLIKKTCKKTPYPDLCISSLRSHHIRSGATVHDLASMMLKLTLANATDTLSYIEALINQAEDPQLERPLDYCAELYIPVVKYTLPQAIVAFNKTQYGFAEYGVSDAGDQADTCENDFSKSKVSSPLGNRNKLVSELCDVAVAIIKMLQ from the coding sequence ATGAagggcttcttcttcctcacattCATCTTGCTCTTCCACCTGATCGTTGCATCTCCGTGGGCGCCCGCTCTTTCGCTCCGGAAGAGGGTCGACTTGATCAAGAAGACTTGCAAGAAGACGCCGTACCCTGATCTGTGCATCTCGTCCTTGAGATCGCATCATATCCGCTCCGGCGCCACCGTCCACGACCTGGCCAGCATGATGCTGAAGTTGACTTTGGCAAACGCGACCGACACATTGAGTTACATAGAGGCACTGATCAATCAGGCCGAGGACCCGCAGCTGGAGAGGCCGTTAGACTATTGCGCTGAGCTGTACATACCGGTCGTGAAGTACACGCTTCCTCAGGCCATCGTTGCCTTCAACAAGACTCAATATGGATTCGCGGAGTATGGGGTGTCGGATGCAGGAGACCAGGCCGACACATGCGAGAATGACTTCTCCAAATCGAAGGTGTCGTCACCGTTGGGCAATAGGAATAAGCTCGTGAGCGAGCTGTGCGACGTGGCCGTGGCTATTATCAAGATGTTGCAGTAA
- the LOC104417557 gene encoding cell wall / vacuolar inhibitor of fructosidase 1: MKTPVLFTFLSFTQILVITILPFTSADLVDYTCKKTPHADFCISALRSDPRSSTADTATLGLIMVDKVDANAESTVTKIKDLLRKSPDRGTKQALTSCEESYKYCISALVPSSKESLTKGDPKFAVDNMRQEAIQASSCEEGFGGKSPLSGSNDYENKATSVAAAIASLLL; encoded by the coding sequence ATGAAGACTCCAGTGCTCTTCACGTTTCTCTCGTTCACTCAAATTCTTGTCATCACCATCCTCCCATTCACATCCGCCGACCTCGTCGACTACACATGCAAGAAGACGCCGCACGCCGACTTCTGCATCTCAGCTCTCCGGTCTGACCCCCGGAGCTCCACTGCCGACACCGCAACCCTAGGCCTAATCATGGTCGACAAGGTCGATGCGAATGCCGAGTCGACTGTGACCAAAATCAAGGACTTGCTGCGCAAATCCCCCGACCGAGGGACGAAGCAAGCGCTAACCTCTTGCGAGGAGTCGTACAAATATTGCATAAGCGCCCTGGTGCCCTCGAGCAAGGAAAGTTTGACAAAAGGCGACCCCAAGTTCGCCGTGGACAACATGAGGCAGGAGGCAATTCAGGCATCCTCTTGCGAGGAGGGCTTTGGAGGCAAGTCGCCATTATCAGGCTCAAACGATTATGAGAACAAGGCGACCTCTGTGGCTGCCGCCATCGCCAGTTTGCTGCTGTGA